In a single window of the Carassius gibelio isolate Cgi1373 ecotype wild population from Czech Republic chromosome A12, carGib1.2-hapl.c, whole genome shotgun sequence genome:
- the LOC128025186 gene encoding BTB/POZ domain-containing protein KCTD5-like isoform X1, with protein MKQTKPAAHRFTAGDRTALEQHRAAPRVRIHTAHQPLCSALMATEDKGKTAAPQALPETRSLSATHNNLNNNNNNNNNNKDNEGGEGATTATSTTVEPGGAENIIGNGSTVNTTGGNNGKWVRLNVGGTVFLTTRQTLLKEQTSFLYRLCQQQDLHSDTDESGAYVIDRDPTYFGPILNYLRHGKLVYNKELAEEGVLEEAEFYNITPLIKLIKERILERDSKATQQVPPKHVYRVLQCQEEELTQMVSTMSDGWKFEQVSVRTCRKPRPGLLWTMVNIGSSYSYGTEDQAEFLCVVSKELHTSGGGLGTEQSHKTKTSDTQVEDGAREEEEDEEEEEGERNATPNEWIRD; from the exons atgaaacaaacaaaaccagCAGCACACCGCTTCACCGCGGGAGACAGAACGGCACTAGAACAGCATCGAGCCGCACCGAGAGTCCGCATACATACCGCGCACCAGCCTCTGTGTAGTGCCCTAATGGCAACGGAGGACAAAGGAAAAACGGCGGCGCCTCAGGCTTTACCGGAAACGAGATCCCTTTCAGCAACACACAACAATctgaacaataacaacaacaacaataataacaacaaagacAACGAGGGAGGCGAAGGAGCCACAACAGCCACATCCACTACTGTTGAGCCCGGGGGCGCTGAAAATATCATAGGGAACGGTTCAACGGTTAATACAACCGGAGGCAATAACGGCAAATGGGTCCGTCTCAACGTCGGGGGGACGGTGTTTCTAACGACACGACAGACGCTGCTAAAGGAACAAACTTCATTTCTGTACCGACTGTGTCAGCAGCAGGACTTACATTCTGACACG GATGAAAGTGGTGCTTATGTGATTGACCGAGACCCCACCTATTTTGGTCCCATACTCAACTATCTGCGACACGGGAAGCTGGTTTATAACAAGGAGTTGGCAGAAGAAG GTGTCTTGGAGGAGGCAGAATTCTACAACATCACACCGCTGATTAAATTAATCAAAGAGAGGATTCTTGAGCGAGACTCCAAGGCCACACAG CAGGTGCCACCAAAGCATGTGTATCGGGTGTTGCAGTGTCAGGAAGAGGAACTGACCCAGATGGTGTCCACCATGTCGGACGGCTGGAAGTTTGAGCAGGTCAGCGTGCGCACCTGCCGAAAACCCCGCCCCGGACTGCTCTGGACT ATGGTGAACATTGGCTCATCTTACAGCTATGGAACAGAGGACCAGGCTGAATTTCTCTGTGTGGTGTCGAAAGAGCTGCATACCTCAGGTGGAGGTTTGGGGACAGAGCAGAGCCACAAGACTAAG ACCTCGGACACACAGGTGGAGGATGGAGcgagggaggaagaggaggatgaggaggaggaagagggagagagaaatgCCACCCCCAATGAGTGGATTAGAGATTAG
- the LOC128025186 gene encoding BTB/POZ domain-containing protein KCTD5-like isoform X4: MKQTKPAAHRFTAGDRTALEQHRAAPRVRIHTAHQPLCSALMATEDKGKTAAPQALPETRSLSATHNNLNNNNNNNNNNKDNEGGEGATTATSTTVEPGGAENIIGNGSTVNTTGGNNGKWVRLNVGGTVFLTTRQTLLKEQTSFLYRLCQQQDLHSDTDESGAYVIDRDPTYFGPILNYLRHGKLVYNKELAEEGVLEEAEFYNITPLIKLIKERILERDSKATQQVPPKHVYRVLQCQEEELTQMVSTMSDGWKFEQMVNIGSSYSYGTEDQAEFLCVVSKELHTSGGGLGTEQSHKTKLFQIHGSRL, from the exons atgaaacaaacaaaaccagCAGCACACCGCTTCACCGCGGGAGACAGAACGGCACTAGAACAGCATCGAGCCGCACCGAGAGTCCGCATACATACCGCGCACCAGCCTCTGTGTAGTGCCCTAATGGCAACGGAGGACAAAGGAAAAACGGCGGCGCCTCAGGCTTTACCGGAAACGAGATCCCTTTCAGCAACACACAACAATctgaacaataacaacaacaacaataataacaacaaagacAACGAGGGAGGCGAAGGAGCCACAACAGCCACATCCACTACTGTTGAGCCCGGGGGCGCTGAAAATATCATAGGGAACGGTTCAACGGTTAATACAACCGGAGGCAATAACGGCAAATGGGTCCGTCTCAACGTCGGGGGGACGGTGTTTCTAACGACACGACAGACGCTGCTAAAGGAACAAACTTCATTTCTGTACCGACTGTGTCAGCAGCAGGACTTACATTCTGACACG GATGAAAGTGGTGCTTATGTGATTGACCGAGACCCCACCTATTTTGGTCCCATACTCAACTATCTGCGACACGGGAAGCTGGTTTATAACAAGGAGTTGGCAGAAGAAG GTGTCTTGGAGGAGGCAGAATTCTACAACATCACACCGCTGATTAAATTAATCAAAGAGAGGATTCTTGAGCGAGACTCCAAGGCCACACAG CAGGTGCCACCAAAGCATGTGTATCGGGTGTTGCAGTGTCAGGAAGAGGAACTGACCCAGATGGTGTCCACCATGTCGGACGGCTGGAAGTTTGAGCAG ATGGTGAACATTGGCTCATCTTACAGCTATGGAACAGAGGACCAGGCTGAATTTCTCTGTGTGGTGTCGAAAGAGCTGCATACCTCAGGTGGAGGTTTGGGGACAGAGCAGAGCCACAAGACTAAG CTGTTCCAGATCCATGGATCCCGGCTGTAG
- the LOC128025186 gene encoding BTB/POZ domain-containing protein KCTD5-like isoform X2 — MKQTKPAAHRFTAGDRTALEQHRAAPRVRIHTAHQPLCSALMATEDKGKTAAPQALPETRSLSATHNNLNNNNNNNNNNKDNEGGEGATTATSTTVEPGGAENIIGNGSTVNTTGGNNGKWVRLNVGGTVFLTTRQTLLKEQTSFLYRLCQQQDLHSDTDESGAYVIDRDPTYFGPILNYLRHGKLVYNKELAEEGVLEEAEFYNITPLIKLIKERILERDSKATQQVPPKHVYRVLQCQEEELTQMVSTMSDGWKFEQMVNIGSSYSYGTEDQAEFLCVVSKELHTSGGGLGTEQSHKTKTSDTQVEDGAREEEEDEEEEEGERNATPNEWIRD, encoded by the exons atgaaacaaacaaaaccagCAGCACACCGCTTCACCGCGGGAGACAGAACGGCACTAGAACAGCATCGAGCCGCACCGAGAGTCCGCATACATACCGCGCACCAGCCTCTGTGTAGTGCCCTAATGGCAACGGAGGACAAAGGAAAAACGGCGGCGCCTCAGGCTTTACCGGAAACGAGATCCCTTTCAGCAACACACAACAATctgaacaataacaacaacaacaataataacaacaaagacAACGAGGGAGGCGAAGGAGCCACAACAGCCACATCCACTACTGTTGAGCCCGGGGGCGCTGAAAATATCATAGGGAACGGTTCAACGGTTAATACAACCGGAGGCAATAACGGCAAATGGGTCCGTCTCAACGTCGGGGGGACGGTGTTTCTAACGACACGACAGACGCTGCTAAAGGAACAAACTTCATTTCTGTACCGACTGTGTCAGCAGCAGGACTTACATTCTGACACG GATGAAAGTGGTGCTTATGTGATTGACCGAGACCCCACCTATTTTGGTCCCATACTCAACTATCTGCGACACGGGAAGCTGGTTTATAACAAGGAGTTGGCAGAAGAAG GTGTCTTGGAGGAGGCAGAATTCTACAACATCACACCGCTGATTAAATTAATCAAAGAGAGGATTCTTGAGCGAGACTCCAAGGCCACACAG CAGGTGCCACCAAAGCATGTGTATCGGGTGTTGCAGTGTCAGGAAGAGGAACTGACCCAGATGGTGTCCACCATGTCGGACGGCTGGAAGTTTGAGCAG ATGGTGAACATTGGCTCATCTTACAGCTATGGAACAGAGGACCAGGCTGAATTTCTCTGTGTGGTGTCGAAAGAGCTGCATACCTCAGGTGGAGGTTTGGGGACAGAGCAGAGCCACAAGACTAAG ACCTCGGACACACAGGTGGAGGATGGAGcgagggaggaagaggaggatgaggaggaggaagagggagagagaaatgCCACCCCCAATGAGTGGATTAGAGATTAG
- the LOC128025186 gene encoding BTB/POZ domain-containing protein KCTD5-like isoform X3, translating into MKQTKPAAHRFTAGDRTALEQHRAAPRVRIHTAHQPLCSALMATEDKGKTAAPQALPETRSLSATHNNLNNNNNNNNNNKDNEGGEGATTATSTTVEPGGAENIIGNGSTVNTTGGNNGKWVRLNVGGTVFLTTRQTLLKEQTSFLYRLCQQQDLHSDTDESGAYVIDRDPTYFGPILNYLRHGKLVYNKELAEEGVLEEAEFYNITPLIKLIKERILERDSKATQQVPPKHVYRVLQCQEEELTQMVSTMSDGWKFEQVSVRTCRKPRPGLLWTMVNIGSSYSYGTEDQAEFLCVVSKELHTSGGGLGTEQSHKTKLFQIHGSRL; encoded by the exons atgaaacaaacaaaaccagCAGCACACCGCTTCACCGCGGGAGACAGAACGGCACTAGAACAGCATCGAGCCGCACCGAGAGTCCGCATACATACCGCGCACCAGCCTCTGTGTAGTGCCCTAATGGCAACGGAGGACAAAGGAAAAACGGCGGCGCCTCAGGCTTTACCGGAAACGAGATCCCTTTCAGCAACACACAACAATctgaacaataacaacaacaacaataataacaacaaagacAACGAGGGAGGCGAAGGAGCCACAACAGCCACATCCACTACTGTTGAGCCCGGGGGCGCTGAAAATATCATAGGGAACGGTTCAACGGTTAATACAACCGGAGGCAATAACGGCAAATGGGTCCGTCTCAACGTCGGGGGGACGGTGTTTCTAACGACACGACAGACGCTGCTAAAGGAACAAACTTCATTTCTGTACCGACTGTGTCAGCAGCAGGACTTACATTCTGACACG GATGAAAGTGGTGCTTATGTGATTGACCGAGACCCCACCTATTTTGGTCCCATACTCAACTATCTGCGACACGGGAAGCTGGTTTATAACAAGGAGTTGGCAGAAGAAG GTGTCTTGGAGGAGGCAGAATTCTACAACATCACACCGCTGATTAAATTAATCAAAGAGAGGATTCTTGAGCGAGACTCCAAGGCCACACAG CAGGTGCCACCAAAGCATGTGTATCGGGTGTTGCAGTGTCAGGAAGAGGAACTGACCCAGATGGTGTCCACCATGTCGGACGGCTGGAAGTTTGAGCAGGTCAGCGTGCGCACCTGCCGAAAACCCCGCCCCGGACTGCTCTGGACT ATGGTGAACATTGGCTCATCTTACAGCTATGGAACAGAGGACCAGGCTGAATTTCTCTGTGTGGTGTCGAAAGAGCTGCATACCTCAGGTGGAGGTTTGGGGACAGAGCAGAGCCACAAGACTAAG CTGTTCCAGATCCATGGATCCCGGCTGTAG
- the LOC128025187 gene encoding cold shock domain-containing protein C2-like, whose product MADSDSTSTSDRKPHCPHKPVSLSLPFLREGSNVLERKPPQTGEPLSPLPTKRTRTYSASVRAKSGPVFKGICKNFSRSQGHGFIRPSHGGEDIFVHISDIEGEYVPMEGDEVTYKVCPVPPKNIKFQAVEVVITNLSSGRKHETWSGQVISS is encoded by the exons ATGGCTGATTCAGACAGCACGTCTACATCTGATCGAAAGCCGCACTGCCCACATAAACCTGTCTCACTTTCATTACCTTTCCTGAGAGAGGGCAGTAATGTCTTGGAGAGGAAACCGCCCCAAACAGGGGAACCTCTTAGTCCACTGCCAACTAAACGCACACGCACCTATTCAGC GTCTGTAAGAGCCAAATCTGGACCCGTCTTCAAGGGCATTTGCAAGAACTTCTCAAGGTCACAAGGTCATGGATTCATTCGCCCCTCCCATGGAGGAGAAGACATATTTGTTCACATCTCAGA CATTGAGGGTGAATATGTGCCGATGGAGGGGGATGAGGTGACCTACAAAGTGTGTCCTGTTCCTCCCAAGAACATAAAGTTCCAAGCCGTTGAGGTGGTCATCACCAACCTGTCTTCCGGAAGGAAGCACGAGACCTGGTCTGGGCAAGTTATCAGCTCCTAG